The window GGTCCCGACACCAACAATCCCCACTAAGCCAAACATACTACCACTATCTAATTGAAGGGGTTCTTGCCAGGTCTGTAAACCCAAAGTAACCATCAACCCTCCCATCAACATCCCCAGACCAATGACCGACAAACTACCATACTGGTCAATAACTTGGGCAGGTAGGATAATATAGAGAGCATAGGTCAGGGCTGAGAAAAGTCCCCATGCTAAACCAAGCGGGGTAATCGCTAGTTCCGTCAACTGTCCATGGGTTGCAATAAAAAAGGTTCCTACAATTGCCAAGACAATCGAAATCACTTCAACCCCTGTCGGTCTTTGCCTATCCTTCAAGCAGGTATAGGCTAGCACTAAGATAGGGCAGAGGTATTGGAGAACTGTTGCCGTTGCCGCATTTGTATAAGCAATGGCTTGTAAATAGGCCAGCTGATTGAGGGCTAGGCCAAACAAGGCAAAGAAACATACAGTTAGCAAAGCGCGTCCATTTTTCAAGAGTGCAAGCAAATTTCTCCTAGCTGTCACAGCACACAGACCGAGCAAAACAAGACCTGAAACCATC is drawn from Streptococcus sp. 29892 and contains these coding sequences:
- a CDS encoding DMT family transporter, producing the protein MTEKRWGTLITLIAGIAWGLSGVSGQYLIGRGMSVQLITSMRLMVSGLVLLGLCAVTARRNLLALLKNGRALLTVCFFALFGLALNQLAYLQAIAYTNAATATVLQYLCPILVLAYTCLKDRQRPTGVEVISIVLAIVGTFFIATHGQLTELAITPLGLAWGLFSALTYALYIILPAQVIDQYGSLSVIGLGMLMGGLMVTLGLQTWQEPLQLDSGSMFGLVGIVGVGTIFAYTVFLKGVTMVGPVNASLLASIEPVASIIFAVWLVNEVFTSMDLVGMICILLAVLLISLKDFLITEKSIG